Proteins from a single region of Harmonia axyridis chromosome 4, icHarAxyr1.1, whole genome shotgun sequence:
- the LOC123677568 gene encoding GATA zinc finger domain-containing protein 14-like, whose product MNNQNSSVNVFYDSDEDVCWGPVTLREVKRDLKRDTKLNPSYRRQTAAFIPLPVEENKKMSSFTSSHSSKDYNTANESLESNNIGTINEMQEKAEKNTSQLDSSICGSDKFQSIENINDGVEVVELSSDSEDEVTDGGLSNNVIELSSSEDEEPHHSENERRDLQLQSSFINFVENVKLENDSLMSKENRISFDHSINEDSQLLSANEEEFDMRQIPTIRIIAKTPIKERKYSSNYSVNEILNSTGRSKISESIEKHNLTDEAIANSPKRMLDFSSDLSKSGNHGPMENFNSVPNNEDEMFENNSEDQLNTTSSDNQDNLIDDDKIQETPTKIQVPKINIISVTPIKRPNYFSMSYSASQNNSSIDGSLQSSRMEKSSAYMSNESDECIEIVDDNSNDSGNMENSYSNDHVVLSSHSSSHKSMNTSQNENEYDYYEEVNHTLSKLASDLSLKNSDEHNHSNLQNSSRTSNILNNSSQSNNIQNSMTPNKFQDSRKTSNIQIDPINLNDLSNSSRSDRTQSMTSNITNDARKSNHKQNVSLNNFNNSNLSDNIENNSTRTSSQHYSTQDDLASSISDNQTNDSLNDTFAEMERLLTKGFESDSDDSIDNVIDPSPCKPFKTPLGNSTFQNQSRIPVPTSFSDDSKSNASSKSDFKVPKFPVKPIKKTPNKFAASPLPLKNIISPVRVYIKNSPYPTLKHNNKPTSSYSQHILGGLSEGHAMVPKKHKNLFGSLPEVVYKPSKLIKETSDNLIILPDNIRKLITETTVVKHEPRKRINFDESLIPVEQKLNMKDISRIVSDDQNMSVHVKKQGFNL is encoded by the coding sequence atgaataatcaaaattcgTCTGTGAATGTCTTTTATGATAGTGACGAAGACGTTTGTTGGGGTCCAGTTACTTTAAGAGAAGTTAAAAGGGATTTGAAGAGGGACACAAAGCTTAATCCAAGTTACCGCCGTCAAACCGCTGCTTTCATTCCTTTGccagttgaagaaaataaaaaaatgtccaGCTTCACTTCAAGTCATTCCAGCAAAGATTATAACACTGCTAATGAATCCTTGGAATCAAACAATATTGGAACAATTAATGAAATGCAGGAAAAGGCTGAAAAAAACACATCTCAATTGGATTCCAGCATATGTGGTTCtgataaatttcaatcaatagaaaatataaatgatggAGTGGAAGTTGTTGAACTTtcatcagatagtgaagatgaagtCACTGATGGAGGTCTGTCCAATAACGTTATTGAATTATCTTCTAGTGAGGATGAAGAACCCCATCATTCTGAAAATGAAAGGAGAGATCTGCAATTACAAAGTTCATTTATTAACTTTGTTGAAAATGTCAAGTTAGAGAATGATAGTCTTATGTCTAAGGAAAATAGGATTTCATTTGATCATTCTATAAATGAAGACTCGCAATTACTCAGCGCAAATGAGGAAGAATTTGATATGAGGCAGATACCAACTATAAGAATAATTGCAAAAACGCCaataaaagaaagaaaatattcatcaaattacagtgttaatgaaattttgaattcaactGGCAGAAGTAAAATTTCAGAATCTAtagaaaaacataatttaaCTGATGAAGCTATTGCCAATTCGCCCAAAAGAATGTTAGATTTTTCTTCAGATCTTTCTAAATCTGGGAACCATGGTcctatggaaaatttcaattcagtaccAAATAATGAAGATGAAatgtttgaaaataattcggAAGATCAATTGAATACTACTTCAAGTGACAACCAAGACAACTTAATTGATGATGACAAAATACAAGAAACTCCAACCAAGATACAAGTGCCAAAAATCAATATAATCTCAGTCACACCAATAAAGAGACCAAACTATTTTTCGATGAGTTATTCTGCCAGTCAAAATAATAGTTCAATTGATGGGTCTTTACAGTCAAGTAGAATGGAAAAGAGTTCCGCATATATGTCAAATGAATCTGATGAATGTATAGAAATTGTAGATGATAATTCAAATGATTCTGGTAATATGGAGAATTCATATAGCAATGACCATGTTGTGctatcatcccattcatcttcacataaatcaatgaacacaAGTCAAAACGAGAATGAATATGATTATTATGAAGAAGTCAATCATACTCTTTCTAAACTTGCCTCAGACCTCTCATTGAAGAATTCAGATGAACATAATCATTCCAACTTACAAAATTCTTCTAGAACTTCCAATATCCTCAACAATTCAAGTCAATCaaacaatatacaaaattcaatgactccaaataaatttcaagattcaaGAAAAACCAGCAATATACAAATTGATCCcataaatttgaatgatttGAGTAATTCAAGTAGATCAGACAGAACTCAAAGTATGACTTCAAATATAACAAACGATGCTAGAAAATCCAATCATAAACAAAATGTTTctctgaataattttaataattcaaacCTATCGGACAATATTGAGAACAATTCAACCAGGACCTCAAGTCAACATTATAGCACCCAAGATGATTTAGCTTCTAGTATCAGCGATAACCAAACAAATGATTCTTTGAATGATACTTTTGCCGAGATGGAGAGATTATTAACAAAAGGTTTTGAGTCTGACTCTGATGATAGCATTGATAATGTTATTGATCCTTCACCATGTAAGCCTTTTAAAACACCACTTGGCAACTCGACTTTTCAGAATCAATCCAGAATACCTGTACCTACAAGCTTCAGCGATGATTCCAAAAGTAATGCATCCTCTAAAAGTGATTTCAAAGTTCCCAAATTTCCTGTGAAGCCCATCAAGAAGACCCCAAATAAATTTGCAGCCTCCCCGCTACCgcttaaaaatataataagccCTGTAAGGGTTTATATCAAGAATTCTCCATATCCTACATTGAAACACAATAATAAACCtacaagcagctattcacaacaCATTCTTGGAGGTTTATCAGAAGGACACGCTATGGTAcctaaaaaacataaaaatttgtttGGCAGCTTACCAGAAGTAGTATATAAACCATCGAAACTTATCAAAGAAACTAGTGATAATCTTATCATCTTACCTGACAATATAAGAAAACTGATTACAGAAACAACAGTTGTTAAACATGAACCTCGTAAAAGAATTAATTTCGATGAAAGTCTGATTCCTGTAGAACAGAAGTTGAATATGAAAGATATATCGCGTATTGTAAGTGATGACCAGAATATGTCTGTCCATGTCAAAAAACAAGGTTTCAATTtgtaa
- the LOC123677569 gene encoding uncharacterized protein LOC123677569 isoform X1, with protein MDQKNYAFRYPPPPPPNYIPTIIPPLPTDSPPIVKPPPPPPPTTVQNWTNWSVDFSRPPPPVFSGLMTGNNMNTLKLAYNTPKKTVVSPSMSPASSTDSSGYYGNSPSDNSQYYGTENRQYRSRYNTDQYGSSQSWSPPKSIFKRPRYETRLDQRGESYDNYAKYNDLKYTRNTTNIDSRYSRDINNVDSKNHRPNEEVQRSKKRKKPLSQVSVPAKRAWTDEEAQMAIVVEREYNKLFKNHSLKIKFPDQELNRDIVSKFHSSIETVYFQQPSNPRFCFVTLADGAEPNNVIEELNKIKFGLGYLSAEYKKDREEEQNVGPEDIDPLTLYVGNLAQEVTKEDMVTFFPKNKRIDIGFAKKMRYTRYAFVSFKNVQDSIEAFKATHYADLHSKSMIVRFRRLHGTVGMPGEAKSFSNSKENQEEKKKEDSASTEKVDGSDNSQHKEPDESDSYSASTSYDPQNSSPSHSPNPNNCDRRTTSESSEISNFDPSLVKSEPYDYNDEDYEDCQVEKTEEQFTPTQISSEEITVPEIETTVSDNISLEAAVKKEPELITPFASEIPESHFPIRPIPLKKEPNDNGEVNTISSNQQINEEFSLPNGLKEPKIEAVPEILEPVNPDDNEEEFNTTTDFGSVLDNLQRRPFMP; from the exons ATGGACCAGAAAAACTATGCTTTCAGATATCCGCCACCTCCACCTCCAAATTATATACCAACT ATTATTCCTCCCCTTCCTACTGACAGTCCACCTATAGTAAAACCACCACCCCCACCGCCTCCAACTACTGTTCAAAATTGGACAAATTGGTCAGTAGATTTTTCTCGACCACCACCACCTGTTTTCAGTGGATTAATGACAGGAAACAACATGAATACATTGAAACTTGCATACAATACGCCTAAAAAAACCGTTGTTTCTCCAAGTATGAGCCCTGCATCCAGTACGGATAGTTCAGGTTATTATGGAAACAGTCCTTCAGATAATTCACAATATTATGGAACGGAAAACAGACAATATCGAAG CAGATATAATACAGATCAATATGGTAGTTCTCAGAGTTGGTCTCCTCCAAAATCGATTTTTAAAAGGCCCAGGTATGAAACACGTTTGGATCAAAGAGGAGAATCTTATGATAATTATGCTAAATATAATGATTTGAAGTATACAAGAAATACCACAAATATAGATTCAAGATACTCAAGAGATATAAATAATGTTGATTCAAAGAATCACAGGCCAAATGAAGAAGTTCAAAGATCTAAGAAGAGAAAGAAGCCATTATCTCAGGTG TCAGTTCCTGCTAAAAGGGCATGGACAGATGAAGAAGCACAAATGGCAATTGTCGTTGAAAGAGAATACAATAAACTCTTCAAAAATCATTCCTTGAAAATCAAATTTCCGGACCAGGAACTCAACAGGGATATAGTATCAAAGTTtcattcttctatagaaactgttTATTTCCAGCAACCGTCGAATCCAAGGTTTTGTTTTGTGACTCTTGCA GACGGTGCTGAACCGAATAATGTAATAGAGGAACTTAACAAAATTAAATTCGGATTGGGCTATTTATCTGCGGAATATAAGAAAGACAGAGAAGAAGAACAAAACGTAGGCCCTGAAGATATTGATCCATTAACTTTGTATGTAGGAAATTTAGCGCAAGAAGTAACTAAAGAAGACATGGttacattttttccaaaaaataaaagaatcgaTATTGGTTTTGCGAAAAAAATGCGCTACACCAG GTATGCAtttgtttcattcaaaaatgtGCAAGACTCGATAGAAGCATTCAAAGCTACGCATTATGCTGATCTTCATTCAAAAAGTATGATTGTTAGATTCAGAAGATTGCATGGGACTGTTGGAATGCCAGGAGAAGCAAAGAGCTTTTCCAATTCAAAAGAGAatcaagaagaaaagaaaaaagaagacaGCGCATCGACTGAGAAAGTTGATGGTTCAGATAATTCTCAACATAAGGAACCCGATGAAAGTGACTCGTATAGTGCATCGACTAGTTATGATCCTCAAAACTCTTCACCAAGTCATTCCCCCAATCCTAACAATTGTGATCGAAGAACTACAAGTGAAAGTtcagaaatatcgaattttgatCCTAGTTTAGTGAAAAGTGAACCATATGATTACAATGATGAAGATTATGAAGACTGTCAAGTGGAAAAAACAGAAGAACAATTCACTCCGACCCAAATTTCTTCAGAAGAAATAACAGTACCTGAGATTGAAACTACAGTTTCTGATAATATATCCTTAGAAGCAGCTGTCAAAAAGGAACCAGAATTGATAACCCCTTTTGCATCTGAAATTCCTGAATCACATTTTCCAATAAGACctattccattgaaaaaagaaCCAAATGATAATGGGGAAGTAAACACCATTTCTTCAAATCAACAAATCAATGAAGAATTTAGCTTACCTAATGGTCTGAAGGAGCCAAAAATTGAAGCcg ttCCAGAGATTCTAGAACCTGTAAATCCAGATGATAATGAAGAAGAATTCAATACCACAACG GATTTTGGATCGGTTCTGGACAATTTGCAAAGAAGACCCTTCATGCCGTGA
- the LOC123677569 gene encoding uncharacterized protein LOC123677569 isoform X4, which translates to MDQKNYAFRYPPPPPPNYIPTIIPPLPTDSPPIVKPPPPPPPTTVQNWTNWSVDFSRPPPPVFSGLMTGNNMNTLKLAYNTPKKTVVSPSMSPASSTDSSGYYGNSPSDNSQYYGTENRQYRRYNTDQYGSSQSWSPPKSIFKRPRYETRLDQRGESYDNYAKYNDLKYTRNTTNIDSRYSRDINNVDSKNHRPNEEVQRSKKRKKPLSQSVPAKRAWTDEEAQMAIVVEREYNKLFKNHSLKIKFPDQELNRDIVSKFHSSIETVYFQQPSNPRFCFVTLADGAEPNNVIEELNKIKFGLGYLSAEYKKDREEEQNVGPEDIDPLTLYVGNLAQEVTKEDMVTFFPKNKRIDIGFAKKMRYTRYAFVSFKNVQDSIEAFKATHYADLHSKSMIVRFRRLHGTVGMPGEAKSFSNSKENQEEKKKEDSASTEKVDGSDNSQHKEPDESDSYSASTSYDPQNSSPSHSPNPNNCDRRTTSESSEISNFDPSLVKSEPYDYNDEDYEDCQVEKTEEQFTPTQISSEEITVPEIETTVSDNISLEAAVKKEPELITPFASEIPESHFPIRPIPLKKEPNDNGEVNTISSNQQINEEFSLPNGLKEPKIEAVPEILEPVNPDDNEEEFNTTTDFGSVLDNLQRRPFMP; encoded by the exons ATGGACCAGAAAAACTATGCTTTCAGATATCCGCCACCTCCACCTCCAAATTATATACCAACT ATTATTCCTCCCCTTCCTACTGACAGTCCACCTATAGTAAAACCACCACCCCCACCGCCTCCAACTACTGTTCAAAATTGGACAAATTGGTCAGTAGATTTTTCTCGACCACCACCACCTGTTTTCAGTGGATTAATGACAGGAAACAACATGAATACATTGAAACTTGCATACAATACGCCTAAAAAAACCGTTGTTTCTCCAAGTATGAGCCCTGCATCCAGTACGGATAGTTCAGGTTATTATGGAAACAGTCCTTCAGATAATTCACAATATTATGGAACGGAAAACAGACAATATCGAAG ATATAATACAGATCAATATGGTAGTTCTCAGAGTTGGTCTCCTCCAAAATCGATTTTTAAAAGGCCCAGGTATGAAACACGTTTGGATCAAAGAGGAGAATCTTATGATAATTATGCTAAATATAATGATTTGAAGTATACAAGAAATACCACAAATATAGATTCAAGATACTCAAGAGATATAAATAATGTTGATTCAAAGAATCACAGGCCAAATGAAGAAGTTCAAAGATCTAAGAAGAGAAAGAAGCCATTATCTCAG TCAGTTCCTGCTAAAAGGGCATGGACAGATGAAGAAGCACAAATGGCAATTGTCGTTGAAAGAGAATACAATAAACTCTTCAAAAATCATTCCTTGAAAATCAAATTTCCGGACCAGGAACTCAACAGGGATATAGTATCAAAGTTtcattcttctatagaaactgttTATTTCCAGCAACCGTCGAATCCAAGGTTTTGTTTTGTGACTCTTGCA GACGGTGCTGAACCGAATAATGTAATAGAGGAACTTAACAAAATTAAATTCGGATTGGGCTATTTATCTGCGGAATATAAGAAAGACAGAGAAGAAGAACAAAACGTAGGCCCTGAAGATATTGATCCATTAACTTTGTATGTAGGAAATTTAGCGCAAGAAGTAACTAAAGAAGACATGGttacattttttccaaaaaataaaagaatcgaTATTGGTTTTGCGAAAAAAATGCGCTACACCAG GTATGCAtttgtttcattcaaaaatgtGCAAGACTCGATAGAAGCATTCAAAGCTACGCATTATGCTGATCTTCATTCAAAAAGTATGATTGTTAGATTCAGAAGATTGCATGGGACTGTTGGAATGCCAGGAGAAGCAAAGAGCTTTTCCAATTCAAAAGAGAatcaagaagaaaagaaaaaagaagacaGCGCATCGACTGAGAAAGTTGATGGTTCAGATAATTCTCAACATAAGGAACCCGATGAAAGTGACTCGTATAGTGCATCGACTAGTTATGATCCTCAAAACTCTTCACCAAGTCATTCCCCCAATCCTAACAATTGTGATCGAAGAACTACAAGTGAAAGTtcagaaatatcgaattttgatCCTAGTTTAGTGAAAAGTGAACCATATGATTACAATGATGAAGATTATGAAGACTGTCAAGTGGAAAAAACAGAAGAACAATTCACTCCGACCCAAATTTCTTCAGAAGAAATAACAGTACCTGAGATTGAAACTACAGTTTCTGATAATATATCCTTAGAAGCAGCTGTCAAAAAGGAACCAGAATTGATAACCCCTTTTGCATCTGAAATTCCTGAATCACATTTTCCAATAAGACctattccattgaaaaaagaaCCAAATGATAATGGGGAAGTAAACACCATTTCTTCAAATCAACAAATCAATGAAGAATTTAGCTTACCTAATGGTCTGAAGGAGCCAAAAATTGAAGCcg ttCCAGAGATTCTAGAACCTGTAAATCCAGATGATAATGAAGAAGAATTCAATACCACAACG GATTTTGGATCGGTTCTGGACAATTTGCAAAGAAGACCCTTCATGCCGTGA
- the LOC123677569 gene encoding uncharacterized protein LOC123677569 isoform X2: protein MDQKNYAFRYPPPPPPNYIPTIIPPLPTDSPPIVKPPPPPPPTTVQNWTNWSVDFSRPPPPVFSGLMTGNNMNTLKLAYNTPKKTVVSPSMSPASSTDSSGYYGNSPSDNSQYYGTENRQYRSRYNTDQYGSSQSWSPPKSIFKRPRYETRLDQRGESYDNYAKYNDLKYTRNTTNIDSRYSRDINNVDSKNHRPNEEVQRSKKRKKPLSQSVPAKRAWTDEEAQMAIVVEREYNKLFKNHSLKIKFPDQELNRDIVSKFHSSIETVYFQQPSNPRFCFVTLADGAEPNNVIEELNKIKFGLGYLSAEYKKDREEEQNVGPEDIDPLTLYVGNLAQEVTKEDMVTFFPKNKRIDIGFAKKMRYTRYAFVSFKNVQDSIEAFKATHYADLHSKSMIVRFRRLHGTVGMPGEAKSFSNSKENQEEKKKEDSASTEKVDGSDNSQHKEPDESDSYSASTSYDPQNSSPSHSPNPNNCDRRTTSESSEISNFDPSLVKSEPYDYNDEDYEDCQVEKTEEQFTPTQISSEEITVPEIETTVSDNISLEAAVKKEPELITPFASEIPESHFPIRPIPLKKEPNDNGEVNTISSNQQINEEFSLPNGLKEPKIEAVPEILEPVNPDDNEEEFNTTTDFGSVLDNLQRRPFMP from the exons ATGGACCAGAAAAACTATGCTTTCAGATATCCGCCACCTCCACCTCCAAATTATATACCAACT ATTATTCCTCCCCTTCCTACTGACAGTCCACCTATAGTAAAACCACCACCCCCACCGCCTCCAACTACTGTTCAAAATTGGACAAATTGGTCAGTAGATTTTTCTCGACCACCACCACCTGTTTTCAGTGGATTAATGACAGGAAACAACATGAATACATTGAAACTTGCATACAATACGCCTAAAAAAACCGTTGTTTCTCCAAGTATGAGCCCTGCATCCAGTACGGATAGTTCAGGTTATTATGGAAACAGTCCTTCAGATAATTCACAATATTATGGAACGGAAAACAGACAATATCGAAG CAGATATAATACAGATCAATATGGTAGTTCTCAGAGTTGGTCTCCTCCAAAATCGATTTTTAAAAGGCCCAGGTATGAAACACGTTTGGATCAAAGAGGAGAATCTTATGATAATTATGCTAAATATAATGATTTGAAGTATACAAGAAATACCACAAATATAGATTCAAGATACTCAAGAGATATAAATAATGTTGATTCAAAGAATCACAGGCCAAATGAAGAAGTTCAAAGATCTAAGAAGAGAAAGAAGCCATTATCTCAG TCAGTTCCTGCTAAAAGGGCATGGACAGATGAAGAAGCACAAATGGCAATTGTCGTTGAAAGAGAATACAATAAACTCTTCAAAAATCATTCCTTGAAAATCAAATTTCCGGACCAGGAACTCAACAGGGATATAGTATCAAAGTTtcattcttctatagaaactgttTATTTCCAGCAACCGTCGAATCCAAGGTTTTGTTTTGTGACTCTTGCA GACGGTGCTGAACCGAATAATGTAATAGAGGAACTTAACAAAATTAAATTCGGATTGGGCTATTTATCTGCGGAATATAAGAAAGACAGAGAAGAAGAACAAAACGTAGGCCCTGAAGATATTGATCCATTAACTTTGTATGTAGGAAATTTAGCGCAAGAAGTAACTAAAGAAGACATGGttacattttttccaaaaaataaaagaatcgaTATTGGTTTTGCGAAAAAAATGCGCTACACCAG GTATGCAtttgtttcattcaaaaatgtGCAAGACTCGATAGAAGCATTCAAAGCTACGCATTATGCTGATCTTCATTCAAAAAGTATGATTGTTAGATTCAGAAGATTGCATGGGACTGTTGGAATGCCAGGAGAAGCAAAGAGCTTTTCCAATTCAAAAGAGAatcaagaagaaaagaaaaaagaagacaGCGCATCGACTGAGAAAGTTGATGGTTCAGATAATTCTCAACATAAGGAACCCGATGAAAGTGACTCGTATAGTGCATCGACTAGTTATGATCCTCAAAACTCTTCACCAAGTCATTCCCCCAATCCTAACAATTGTGATCGAAGAACTACAAGTGAAAGTtcagaaatatcgaattttgatCCTAGTTTAGTGAAAAGTGAACCATATGATTACAATGATGAAGATTATGAAGACTGTCAAGTGGAAAAAACAGAAGAACAATTCACTCCGACCCAAATTTCTTCAGAAGAAATAACAGTACCTGAGATTGAAACTACAGTTTCTGATAATATATCCTTAGAAGCAGCTGTCAAAAAGGAACCAGAATTGATAACCCCTTTTGCATCTGAAATTCCTGAATCACATTTTCCAATAAGACctattccattgaaaaaagaaCCAAATGATAATGGGGAAGTAAACACCATTTCTTCAAATCAACAAATCAATGAAGAATTTAGCTTACCTAATGGTCTGAAGGAGCCAAAAATTGAAGCcg ttCCAGAGATTCTAGAACCTGTAAATCCAGATGATAATGAAGAAGAATTCAATACCACAACG GATTTTGGATCGGTTCTGGACAATTTGCAAAGAAGACCCTTCATGCCGTGA
- the LOC123677569 gene encoding uncharacterized protein LOC123677569 isoform X3, which yields MDQKNYAFRYPPPPPPNYIPTIIPPLPTDSPPIVKPPPPPPPTTVQNWTNWSVDFSRPPPPVFSGLMTGNNMNTLKLAYNTPKKTVVSPSMSPASSTDSSGYYGNSPSDNSQYYGTENRQYRRYNTDQYGSSQSWSPPKSIFKRPRYETRLDQRGESYDNYAKYNDLKYTRNTTNIDSRYSRDINNVDSKNHRPNEEVQRSKKRKKPLSQVSVPAKRAWTDEEAQMAIVVEREYNKLFKNHSLKIKFPDQELNRDIVSKFHSSIETVYFQQPSNPRFCFVTLADGAEPNNVIEELNKIKFGLGYLSAEYKKDREEEQNVGPEDIDPLTLYVGNLAQEVTKEDMVTFFPKNKRIDIGFAKKMRYTRYAFVSFKNVQDSIEAFKATHYADLHSKSMIVRFRRLHGTVGMPGEAKSFSNSKENQEEKKKEDSASTEKVDGSDNSQHKEPDESDSYSASTSYDPQNSSPSHSPNPNNCDRRTTSESSEISNFDPSLVKSEPYDYNDEDYEDCQVEKTEEQFTPTQISSEEITVPEIETTVSDNISLEAAVKKEPELITPFASEIPESHFPIRPIPLKKEPNDNGEVNTISSNQQINEEFSLPNGLKEPKIEAVPEILEPVNPDDNEEEFNTTTDFGSVLDNLQRRPFMP from the exons ATGGACCAGAAAAACTATGCTTTCAGATATCCGCCACCTCCACCTCCAAATTATATACCAACT ATTATTCCTCCCCTTCCTACTGACAGTCCACCTATAGTAAAACCACCACCCCCACCGCCTCCAACTACTGTTCAAAATTGGACAAATTGGTCAGTAGATTTTTCTCGACCACCACCACCTGTTTTCAGTGGATTAATGACAGGAAACAACATGAATACATTGAAACTTGCATACAATACGCCTAAAAAAACCGTTGTTTCTCCAAGTATGAGCCCTGCATCCAGTACGGATAGTTCAGGTTATTATGGAAACAGTCCTTCAGATAATTCACAATATTATGGAACGGAAAACAGACAATATCGAAG ATATAATACAGATCAATATGGTAGTTCTCAGAGTTGGTCTCCTCCAAAATCGATTTTTAAAAGGCCCAGGTATGAAACACGTTTGGATCAAAGAGGAGAATCTTATGATAATTATGCTAAATATAATGATTTGAAGTATACAAGAAATACCACAAATATAGATTCAAGATACTCAAGAGATATAAATAATGTTGATTCAAAGAATCACAGGCCAAATGAAGAAGTTCAAAGATCTAAGAAGAGAAAGAAGCCATTATCTCAGGTG TCAGTTCCTGCTAAAAGGGCATGGACAGATGAAGAAGCACAAATGGCAATTGTCGTTGAAAGAGAATACAATAAACTCTTCAAAAATCATTCCTTGAAAATCAAATTTCCGGACCAGGAACTCAACAGGGATATAGTATCAAAGTTtcattcttctatagaaactgttTATTTCCAGCAACCGTCGAATCCAAGGTTTTGTTTTGTGACTCTTGCA GACGGTGCTGAACCGAATAATGTAATAGAGGAACTTAACAAAATTAAATTCGGATTGGGCTATTTATCTGCGGAATATAAGAAAGACAGAGAAGAAGAACAAAACGTAGGCCCTGAAGATATTGATCCATTAACTTTGTATGTAGGAAATTTAGCGCAAGAAGTAACTAAAGAAGACATGGttacattttttccaaaaaataaaagaatcgaTATTGGTTTTGCGAAAAAAATGCGCTACACCAG GTATGCAtttgtttcattcaaaaatgtGCAAGACTCGATAGAAGCATTCAAAGCTACGCATTATGCTGATCTTCATTCAAAAAGTATGATTGTTAGATTCAGAAGATTGCATGGGACTGTTGGAATGCCAGGAGAAGCAAAGAGCTTTTCCAATTCAAAAGAGAatcaagaagaaaagaaaaaagaagacaGCGCATCGACTGAGAAAGTTGATGGTTCAGATAATTCTCAACATAAGGAACCCGATGAAAGTGACTCGTATAGTGCATCGACTAGTTATGATCCTCAAAACTCTTCACCAAGTCATTCCCCCAATCCTAACAATTGTGATCGAAGAACTACAAGTGAAAGTtcagaaatatcgaattttgatCCTAGTTTAGTGAAAAGTGAACCATATGATTACAATGATGAAGATTATGAAGACTGTCAAGTGGAAAAAACAGAAGAACAATTCACTCCGACCCAAATTTCTTCAGAAGAAATAACAGTACCTGAGATTGAAACTACAGTTTCTGATAATATATCCTTAGAAGCAGCTGTCAAAAAGGAACCAGAATTGATAACCCCTTTTGCATCTGAAATTCCTGAATCACATTTTCCAATAAGACctattccattgaaaaaagaaCCAAATGATAATGGGGAAGTAAACACCATTTCTTCAAATCAACAAATCAATGAAGAATTTAGCTTACCTAATGGTCTGAAGGAGCCAAAAATTGAAGCcg ttCCAGAGATTCTAGAACCTGTAAATCCAGATGATAATGAAGAAGAATTCAATACCACAACG GATTTTGGATCGGTTCTGGACAATTTGCAAAGAAGACCCTTCATGCCGTGA